One region of Montipora foliosa isolate CH-2021 unplaced genomic scaffold, ASM3666993v2 scaffold_435, whole genome shotgun sequence genomic DNA includes:
- the LOC137988936 gene encoding apolipoprotein L4-like, with protein MAKDDNRDDVAATKDSLIVNQIREGFEELRRLRMELIDAFVQWIPIRRRTLKRLEELATKLDEHHRNVNIATITGASMGTVGGILSLAGLITAPFTFGAGLIVSIVGAAVGGTGGLAMSGSKVVEKILENLRLKDVQLAIDEDHTACVELEQQLDSLKDFISQLAEFLKPLPDDALLLRELEGNGFQFLRARIFSNVIGSSTKEKVDIGAKFFRAVSAAAPLTTSAIATARTVARTAAMAGTRVAHYVGSAISVVFIPLDVTLLVRSSLELHRGSTSSAVEDIRQRLSDMRCPDVEEIQGLVESFIDDKFNEAYNKMNDKTNKENGVGDV; from the coding sequence ATGGCGAAAGATGATAATAGAGACGATGTAGCAGCAACTAAGGATTCGCTTATTGTCAACCAAATCAGAGAGGGGTTTGAAGAGTTACGCAGACTGAGAATGGAATTAATTGACGCCTTTGTTCAGTGGATACCGATCAGGCGGCGTACTTTAAAGCGGTTGGAAGAGCTGGCGACAAAACTAGACGAACATCACAGGAATGTGAACATAGCAACCATTACAGGAGCATCCATGGGCACTGTAGGAGGTATTCTGTCTCTGGCAGGTCTCATCACTGCACCTTTCACATTTGGTGCTGGGTTGATTGTGTCTATTGTGGGAGCTGCGGTTGGTGGTACAGGAGGACTGGCTATGTCAGGCTCCAAAGTTGTTGAGAAGATCTTGGAAAATTTACGTCTCAAAGATGTTCAGTTGGCAATTGATGAGGATCACACAGCTTGCGTTGAACTTGAACAGCAGTTAGACTCCCTGAAAGATTTTATCTCTCAGTTAGCAGAGTTCCTTAAGCCGTTACCTGACGACGCGTTGCTACTCAGGGAATTGGAAGGGAATGGGTTCCAGTTCTTGCGCGCGCGAATCTTTTCTAACGTCATCGGCTCATCAACAAAAGAGAAAGTGGACATTGGTGCTAAGTTCTTCCGAGCGGTCTCGGCCGCCGCCCCATTGACAACGTCAGCTATCGCAACAGCACGCACCGTGGCACGTACCGCGGCTATGGCAGGTACGCGCGTGGCGCACTACGTTGGCTCTGCCATAAGCGTAGTGTTCATCCCTTTAGATGTTACTCTGTTAGTGAGATCATCTTTGGAACTCCATCGTGGATCCACATCCTCGGCTGTGGAGGACATTAGACAGAGATTGAGTGATATGAGGTGTCCAGATGTGGAAGAAATTCAAGGTTTGGTAGAAAGTTTCATCGATGACAAATTTAATGAGGCGTATAACAAGATGaatgacaaaacaaacaaagaaaatggtGTTGGTGATGTTTGA